In the Peptoclostridium acidaminophilum DSM 3953 genome, one interval contains:
- a CDS encoding DNA polymerase III subunit alpha codes for MKDNVDFVHLHVHSQYSLLDGFSRIDRLVDRAKELGMKALAITDHGCMFGVIDFYKKAVKSGIKPIIGCEVYNASRGMDDKEPYHDRFPGHLVLLAKNMKGYQNLIKLVSMAYTRGFYYKPRIDFDELEKYSEGLICLSACLAGDIQQLILKGNYYKAKRVAERLNSIFGQGNFYLEIQDHGIKEEKQVSMALLRMSRETGIPLVATNDVHYVNKGDSDNHDILLCIQTGKTLKDETRMKFMTNEFYLKSGAEMQELFEKYEGAVENSVKIAQMCELEFDFNQVHLPNYEVPAEYTKQSYFEELCFEGLKNRLKSESAEYNERLEYEIDVIKQMGYVEYFLIVWDFINYAKSRNIMVGPGRGSAAGSLVSYVLGITDIDPIKYGLIFERFLNPERISMPDIDIDFCYERREEVIEYVKQKYGEDHVAQIITFGTLGAKAAIRDVGRVMDIPYSDVDRIAKQVPFALGMNIEKALEVNPELKKGYDTDAMTKRIIDVSRELEGLPRHASTHAAGVVISKNSVDSYVPLYMHENSITTQFPMTTLEELGLLKMDFLGLRTLTVIRDALELVEKNKGVKIDFSCMEYDDTKVYELLSSGNTLGVFQLEGKGMRQFMKELKPSSFEDIVAGISLYRPGPMDSIPMYIRNKNNPGEIRYVHKRMEPILNVTYGCLVYQEQVMQTVRDLAGYSYGRSDLVRRAMSKKKMEEMERERQYFIYGKTDENGNVELPGCLRNGIPEEAANKIYDDMIDFAKYAFNKSHAAAYGVLAYQTAYLKAHYPVEFMAALITSVMSNTDKVVQYIRDCADMGIKTLKPDINASFEKFGVENGDIRFGLAAVKNVGEKVIGSMVEERQKNGPFADLVDFLKRVDSKDLNKRVIESLVKCGAFDSINGNRAQLVAGYEAILESIVTDRKKNVSGQMSLFDMITSNVSRRSEDTYKLPDVPEFKEKDRLMMEKEVLGMYVSGHPLAEFSRELSQYGITSTAELREASEDPEKAYALDNKKVKIGGMIAAKTVKTTKNNNIMAFVQLEDLFASVEIIIFPAVLEKFSELIKEDAIVYVEGRISVKEDEDIKLIAESIKEITKLSDEYAEEPEKSIYIKVDSIAESETIYSIDKLLKNHEGGSPVLIYSEEDKKLYKPKSGIKVSISEKLQNDLGMLIGFDNVRVK; via the coding sequence TTGAAAGACAATGTAGATTTTGTACATTTACACGTACACAGCCAGTACAGCCTGCTGGATGGATTTTCAAGGATAGACAGGCTGGTGGACAGGGCAAAGGAGCTGGGGATGAAGGCTCTAGCCATAACGGACCATGGCTGCATGTTCGGGGTAATAGATTTTTACAAGAAGGCAGTAAAATCGGGAATAAAGCCAATTATTGGCTGCGAGGTCTATAATGCCTCAAGAGGAATGGATGACAAGGAACCATACCATGACAGATTTCCGGGCCATCTTGTATTGCTTGCAAAGAATATGAAGGGATATCAGAATCTCATAAAGCTTGTATCTATGGCATATACGAGGGGATTCTACTACAAGCCCAGGATAGATTTCGACGAGCTTGAAAAATACAGCGAAGGGCTTATATGCCTAAGCGCATGCCTTGCTGGAGACATACAGCAGCTAATACTAAAGGGTAACTACTACAAGGCAAAAAGAGTTGCGGAAAGGCTCAACTCAATATTTGGCCAAGGCAATTTTTATCTTGAGATACAAGACCACGGAATAAAGGAAGAAAAGCAGGTCAGCATGGCGCTTCTCAGGATGTCCAGAGAGACAGGCATACCGCTTGTGGCGACAAACGACGTGCACTATGTTAATAAAGGCGACTCCGACAACCACGACATACTTCTATGCATACAGACGGGCAAGACACTTAAGGATGAAACCAGGATGAAGTTCATGACAAATGAATTCTATCTAAAGTCAGGCGCTGAGATGCAGGAGCTGTTTGAAAAGTACGAGGGAGCCGTTGAAAATTCGGTTAAGATAGCTCAAATGTGCGAATTGGAATTTGACTTCAATCAGGTACACTTGCCAAACTATGAGGTCCCTGCTGAATACACAAAGCAGTCATACTTCGAGGAGCTTTGCTTTGAAGGCCTCAAAAACCGATTGAAGTCTGAGTCTGCTGAATATAATGAAAGACTTGAATATGAAATCGATGTAATAAAGCAAATGGGATATGTTGAGTATTTTCTCATTGTGTGGGATTTCATAAATTATGCAAAGAGCAGGAATATAATGGTCGGACCCGGAAGGGGATCTGCAGCAGGCTCGCTTGTATCCTACGTGCTCGGCATAACAGACATAGATCCGATAAAATACGGGCTGATATTCGAAAGATTCCTAAATCCCGAGAGAATATCAATGCCTGATATAGATATAGATTTTTGCTATGAAAGGCGAGAAGAAGTAATAGAGTACGTAAAGCAAAAATACGGCGAAGACCATGTGGCTCAGATTATAACGTTTGGAACACTCGGAGCGAAAGCTGCAATAAGGGACGTTGGAAGAGTAATGGACATACCATACTCGGATGTGGACAGGATAGCCAAGCAGGTGCCTTTTGCGCTTGGAATGAACATAGAAAAGGCTCTGGAGGTAAATCCGGAGCTCAAAAAAGGCTACGACACTGATGCTATGACAAAGAGGATAATAGACGTATCAAGGGAGCTCGAAGGCTTGCCAAGACACGCTTCGACACACGCAGCCGGTGTTGTTATATCAAAAAATTCCGTAGACAGCTACGTGCCGCTTTATATGCATGAAAACTCTATAACCACGCAGTTCCCCATGACAACGCTTGAGGAGCTTGGACTTCTCAAAATGGACTTTCTGGGCCTTAGAACACTTACGGTAATAAGGGATGCACTCGAGCTTGTGGAAAAGAACAAGGGAGTAAAAATTGACTTCTCATGCATGGAGTATGACGATACAAAGGTGTATGAGCTCCTTTCATCCGGCAACACGCTCGGAGTTTTCCAGCTCGAAGGAAAGGGCATGAGACAGTTCATGAAGGAACTAAAACCGTCCAGCTTCGAGGACATAGTGGCCGGAATTTCGCTGTACAGACCGGGCCCTATGGATTCAATACCAATGTATATAAGAAACAAGAACAATCCGGGCGAAATAAGGTATGTTCATAAAAGGATGGAGCCAATACTCAACGTGACGTACGGCTGCCTGGTGTACCAGGAACAGGTAATGCAGACGGTAAGGGACCTGGCCGGATATTCATACGGCAGAAGCGACCTTGTAAGACGCGCGATGAGCAAGAAGAAAATGGAAGAAATGGAGAGAGAAAGGCAGTATTTCATATACGGAAAAACAGATGAAAATGGCAATGTGGAGCTCCCGGGCTGCCTGAGAAACGGGATACCTGAGGAAGCCGCCAACAAAATATATGATGACATGATTGATTTTGCAAAGTATGCATTCAACAAGTCCCATGCGGCGGCATACGGAGTGCTTGCCTACCAGACGGCCTACCTGAAGGCCCATTATCCGGTTGAGTTCATGGCGGCGCTTATAACCAGCGTGATGAGCAATACCGACAAGGTGGTTCAGTATATAAGAGACTGCGCCGATATGGGTATAAAAACGCTCAAGCCCGATATAAACGCAAGCTTTGAAAAGTTCGGAGTCGAGAATGGAGACATAAGGTTCGGACTTGCAGCTGTCAAAAATGTCGGAGAAAAGGTAATAGGCTCAATGGTGGAGGAGAGGCAAAAAAACGGTCCTTTCGCTGACCTTGTGGATTTCCTTAAAAGGGTGGATTCCAAGGATCTAAACAAAAGGGTCATAGAATCTCTAGTAAAGTGCGGAGCCTTCGACTCGATAAACGGCAACAGAGCCCAGCTTGTGGCAGGGTATGAGGCCATACTCGAGAGCATCGTAACCGACAGGAAAAAGAATGTTTCGGGACAGATGTCTCTCTTCGATATGATAACAAGCAATGTAAGCAGGAGAAGCGAGGATACCTACAAGCTTCCGGATGTGCCTGAATTCAAGGAAAAGGACAGACTGATGATGGAAAAAGAGGTTCTTGGAATGTATGTGAGCGGCCATCCTCTTGCAGAATTCTCAAGGGAGCTTTCTCAGTATGGAATAACTTCTACAGCGGAGCTACGAGAGGCTTCCGAGGACCCTGAAAAGGCATATGCACTGGACAACAAGAAGGTAAAGATAGGTGGCATGATAGCAGCTAAGACTGTAAAGACAACAAAAAACAACAATATCATGGCGTTTGTGCAGCTTGAAGATTTATTCGCAAGCGTCGAGATTATTATTTTTCCGGCTGTGCTTGAAAAGTTTTCCGAGCTAATAAAGGAAGACGCTATTGTTTATGTAGAGGGCAGAATAAGCGTAAAGGAAGACGAGGACATCAAGCTGATTGCAGAAAGCATAAAGGAGATTACAAAGCTCTCTGATGAATATGCTGAGGAGCCTGAAAAATCAATCTATATCAAGGTAGACAGCATAGCTGAATCGGAAACAATATACAGCATAGACAAACTTCTCAAAAATCACGAAGGCGGTTCTCCTGTGCTCATATATTCGGAGGAAGATAAAAAGCTCTACAAGCCAAAAAGCGGCATAAAGGTCAGTATAAGTGAAAAGCTGCAAAATGACCTTGGAATGTTGATAGGTTTTGACAATGTAAGGGTAAAATAG
- the pfkA gene encoding 6-phosphofructokinase, translating into MKTIAVLTSGGDAPGMNAAIRAVIRYGIHKGCKVYGISRGYKGLIEGDLAEVDLRSACDIIHRGGTILRTARCEEFMTEEGRRQAATVLRVFGVDGLVVIGGDGTFKGARELAKLGVNVVGIPGTIDNDLPYTDYTIGFDTAINTVLDAIGKIRDTSSSHERISIIEVMGRNCGDIALYAGLAGGAEEVVIPEKGQDMEKIFRELLESKSRGKKQSIIILSEGVGEAHELEKQIKEKTKMDSRSTVLGHIQRGGSPSAFDRILATKMGATAVELLIQGKTARVIGIRNNMIFDMDVEEALGVIKKFDSETYELIDILAN; encoded by the coding sequence ATGAAGACTATAGCAGTACTTACAAGTGGTGGAGATGCGCCGGGAATGAATGCCGCCATAAGGGCGGTTATAAGATATGGAATTCACAAGGGATGCAAGGTATATGGAATAAGCAGAGGCTACAAGGGTCTTATAGAAGGAGATCTGGCTGAGGTGGATTTGCGTTCGGCGTGTGACATAATACACAGAGGAGGCACAATACTCAGGACCGCCAGGTGTGAGGAATTCATGACTGAGGAGGGCAGAAGGCAGGCGGCAACGGTGCTGAGGGTATTCGGAGTCGACGGGCTTGTTGTGATAGGCGGAGACGGCACGTTCAAGGGAGCCAGAGAGCTTGCAAAGCTTGGAGTGAATGTTGTGGGAATACCAGGCACAATAGACAATGACCTGCCATATACAGACTATACAATAGGCTTTGATACTGCCATAAACACTGTGCTTGATGCCATAGGGAAGATAAGGGATACCTCCTCCTCGCATGAGCGGATAAGCATAATAGAGGTAATGGGGAGAAACTGCGGGGACATAGCCCTGTATGCAGGCCTCGCCGGAGGGGCTGAAGAAGTGGTAATACCCGAAAAGGGGCAGGATATGGAAAAGATATTCAGGGAACTGCTTGAGAGCAAGAGCAGGGGCAAAAAGCAAAGCATAATAATACTTTCGGAAGGCGTGGGCGAGGCGCATGAGCTTGAAAAGCAGATAAAAGAAAAAACCAAGATGGATTCGCGCTCGACCGTTCTTGGCCATATACAAAGAGGCGGCTCGCCTTCTGCGTTTGACAGGATACTTGCCACCAAGATGGGAGCAACCGCTGTTGAGTTGCTTATTCAGGGAAAGACTGCAAGAGTCATAGGCATCAGAAACAACATGATATTCGACATGGATGTAGAAGAAGCATTGGGTGTGATAAAAAAATTCGACAGCGAGACGTATGAGCTTATAGACATACTTGCAAACTGA